Proteins found in one Solitalea lacus genomic segment:
- a CDS encoding HEPN domain-containing protein, whose protein sequence is MKKHFIRTCNYQDGELQVLIKQLIEKYKPERILCFGRIRSSNQCSGCFLASSEDSVYDYFLLMITTESTRIEHQVQDFVNYHFTTGKITILSHGKETIYEAILKNSRFFTTVLDQGCLLYSSDGLFQPVIVPDLNPKQTLEKAKKHYEHRFPMAKGFLNAAMEALDSGHFNVAIFILHQVMEQSLAALIRVYIAYRTDIHHLGRLLDLCNCFLTESDVLFPRNTKEEQRLFTLLNNSYSAARYKDSFNASSQDASLLYEKVGVFLECVDLLCKNKLAVFEKEAQKQEPLPEVTSAVLEMEVCNG, encoded by the coding sequence ATGAAAAAGCATTTTATTCGCACTTGCAATTATCAAGATGGAGAATTGCAAGTACTAATCAAACAACTTATCGAAAAATACAAACCAGAGCGAATTCTCTGTTTTGGCAGGATCCGATCAAGTAATCAGTGTTCTGGTTGTTTTTTAGCTTCAAGCGAGGATTCAGTTTATGATTATTTCTTACTGATGATCACAACTGAAAGCACCCGAATTGAACATCAGGTACAAGACTTTGTCAATTATCACTTTACCACTGGCAAAATCACTATTCTGTCTCATGGAAAAGAAACGATTTATGAAGCTATATTAAAAAACAGTCGTTTTTTTACTACTGTTTTAGATCAAGGTTGTTTACTATATTCATCCGACGGATTATTTCAACCCGTTATAGTTCCGGATCTGAATCCAAAACAAACCCTTGAAAAAGCGAAAAAACATTATGAACATCGTTTCCCGATGGCCAAAGGCTTTTTAAATGCTGCAATGGAAGCATTGGATAGCGGTCATTTTAATGTGGCTATTTTCATTTTGCACCAGGTAATGGAACAATCTTTAGCCGCTTTAATCCGCGTATACATTGCCTACCGTACTGATATACATCATTTAGGAAGACTGCTTGATCTCTGTAATTGCTTTTTAACAGAATCCGATGTTTTATTTCCCAGAAACACTAAAGAAGAACAACGTTTATTTACACTGCTTAATAACAGTTATTCGGCGGCACGCTATAAAGATTCTTTCAATGCCAGTAGTCAGGATGCTTCCCTCCTTTATGAAAAAGTAGGTGTTTTTTTAGAATGTGTAGACCTTCTTTGCAAAAACAAACTTGCTGTTTTTGAAAAAGAAGCCCAAAAGCAAGAACCTTTACCCGAAGTTACTAGTGCCGTTTTAGAAATGGAGGTGTGTAATGGCTGA
- a CDS encoding IS110 family transposase produces MQPQVNQLDFSGQNIYVGFDVHLKSWQVTVMTELLTHKTFSQPPKPEVLHQYLRQNFPGGTYHSAYEAGFCGYWIHNRLEALGIHSIVVNPADIPTTDKEKVQKEDSRDSRKIAHSLRSGALIPIYVPSSKTLEDRCLVRTRSILTKDLARYKNRVKSFLYFHGIELPAPFTKKQSHWSKPFVDWLESIAMAEQSSKTALQAMILEAKHLRASVLQLTRHLLELSKTGTYQEAIALLRSIPGIGLLTAMTLLTELETINRFKNTDQLCSFIGLIPSTHSSGEKELAGTITRRGHSVLRSALIESAWVAARLDPALTKSFHEYCRRMEPNKAIVRIARKLLNRIRYVLINKQEYECAVVK; encoded by the coding sequence ATGCAACCACAAGTTAATCAATTAGATTTTAGCGGTCAAAACATTTATGTTGGTTTTGACGTGCACTTAAAAAGCTGGCAGGTTACCGTTATGACTGAACTGCTCACCCATAAAACCTTTTCGCAGCCACCTAAACCCGAAGTATTACACCAGTATCTCCGGCAGAATTTCCCCGGCGGCACCTATCATTCCGCCTACGAAGCAGGCTTCTGCGGCTACTGGATCCATAACCGCTTGGAGGCTCTGGGCATTCACTCCATCGTGGTCAATCCTGCCGATATTCCCACCACCGATAAAGAAAAAGTGCAAAAAGAGGATTCCAGGGATAGCCGTAAAATCGCACACTCATTAAGAAGTGGCGCCTTAATCCCGATTTATGTTCCTTCCAGTAAAACCCTAGAGGACCGTTGTTTAGTTCGCACCCGGTCCATACTGACCAAGGACCTTGCCCGGTATAAAAACCGGGTAAAATCGTTCCTGTACTTTCATGGCATTGAACTACCTGCGCCCTTCACCAAAAAACAGTCCCACTGGTCGAAACCTTTTGTTGATTGGCTGGAAAGCATCGCTATGGCTGAGCAGAGTAGTAAAACGGCCCTGCAGGCCATGATTTTAGAAGCGAAACATTTGAGAGCCTCTGTATTGCAACTCACCCGGCATTTACTAGAGCTATCAAAAACAGGTACTTACCAGGAAGCCATCGCTTTACTGCGAAGTATCCCTGGCATCGGATTATTAACGGCCATGACCTTATTAACCGAGCTGGAGACGATTAACCGGTTTAAAAACACGGATCAACTCTGCAGTTTTATAGGACTCATCCCCTCGACGCATTCAAGTGGGGAAAAAGAACTAGCCGGTACTATCACCCGACGGGGGCATAGCGTGCTGCGCAGCGCCCTGATTGAAAGTGCATGGGTAGCCGCACGCCTGGATCCGGCACTGACTAAAAGTTTTCATGAGTATTGCCGGCGAATGGAACCGAATAAGGCCATCGTAAGAATAGCCCGGAAATTACTCAACAGAATCAGGTATGTATTAATAAACAAACAAGAATATGAGTGTGCAGTGGTTAAATAA
- a CDS encoding helix-turn-helix domain-containing protein: MEASTPTHKSHIGRKISRIRELRGMKQEAMAAELGVSQQAFSKIEQSETIENDILEKVAKILGVTPEGIKNFSEEAIFQIINNTFTDSSSNNNNYLCSINPLDKVIE, encoded by the coding sequence ATGGAAGCATCAACACCTACACACAAATCCCATATTGGCCGTAAGATTAGCCGTATCCGTGAACTTAGAGGCATGAAACAGGAAGCTATGGCAGCTGAATTAGGCGTCAGCCAACAAGCTTTTTCTAAAATTGAGCAAAGTGAAACGATTGAAAACGATATTTTGGAAAAAGTGGCGAAAATTCTAGGAGTTACGCCTGAAGGGATTAAGAACTTTAGTGAAGAAGCTATATTTCAAATAATTAACAACACTTTTACCGATAGCAGTTCTAATAACAATAACTATTTGTGTTCAATCAATCCATTGGATAAAGTTATTGAGTAG